One genomic region from Sphingobacterium multivorum encodes:
- a CDS encoding helix-turn-helix domain-containing protein — MTRQEIYHGIIKLRNEGNSFMKIGKELNISETTASRWFNNGLPSKGKASIINLKSYRKAKAPKESNVDSVNKGLAKIGVKEKVFKNIKRNPADYRMVSMMDSKNTVLEFHKDDARLNDIPAIRAEWRLKQENKLKNLSA; from the coding sequence ATGACACGTCAAGAAATTTATCACGGTATCATAAAATTAAGAAATGAAGGTAATTCATTTATGAAAATAGGAAAAGAGCTCAATATATCTGAAACTACAGCTAGTAGATGGTTTAACAATGGACTTCCCTCAAAAGGTAAAGCAAGTATTATAAATCTAAAATCATATAGAAAGGCTAAAGCACCAAAAGAATCAAATGTTGACTCTGTAAATAAGGGTTTAGCAAAAATTGGTGTAAAAGAAAAAGTATTCAAGAATATTAAAAGAAATCCAGCCGATTACAGAATGGTCAGTATGATGGATTCAAAAAATACTGTGTTGGAGTTTCATAAAGATGATGCTCGGTTAAATGATATACCTGCAATACGTGCAGAGTGGAGGTTGAAACAAGAAAATAAACTTAAAAATCTATCCGCATAA
- a CDS encoding YopX family protein, whose amino-acid sequence MNNEKKAPVRQIKFRAKQLHGVRKGAWRHGYFSKDTTGTAYITTLDGVDTVIVDEYTLGQFTGLLDTNGKEIYEGDCVLILYTDWPSNTDDNVSLEDYMDSLSKKGTVVFSQNSWNLEMIDRYDESYLSSIEPGRHGRIKVIGNIHKESEVTNG is encoded by the coding sequence GTGAATAACGAAAAGAAAGCGCCAGTAAGGCAAATTAAGTTCCGAGCTAAGCAATTACATGGTGTTCGAAAAGGTGCATGGCGGCATGGATACTTTTCAAAAGATACCACTGGCACAGCCTATATCACCACCTTAGATGGTGTTGACACAGTGATTGTTGATGAATATACTTTAGGCCAGTTCACCGGATTACTCGACACGAATGGTAAAGAGATATATGAAGGAGATTGTGTCTTAATTCTCTATACCGATTGGCCAAGTAATACAGATGATAATGTGTCATTAGAAGATTATATGGACTCTTTGTCTAAAAAAGGCACAGTTGTATTTTCTCAAAATTCTTGGAATTTGGAAATGATAGATAGGTATGACGAATCATATCTATCATCAATAGAACCTGGCAGGCATGGACGTATAAAAGTTATCGGCAACATTCACAAAGAAAGCGAGGTAACCAATGGCTAA
- a CDS encoding HNH endonuclease, translating into MKLSKPQREALRLKYSGRCTYCGCELGERWCADHIQPIVRDWVNGGCQYPERDTFENLAPACPSCNTIKGSLSLESFRKTIAGFIRSLNRDSTQYRFAKKYGLLEEKQVEVRFYFEEVD; encoded by the coding sequence ATGAAACTCTCCAAACCCCAAAGAGAAGCGCTCCGACTAAAGTATTCGGGGCGCTGCACTTATTGCGGATGTGAACTCGGTGAACGCTGGTGTGCGGATCACATTCAACCGATAGTTCGCGATTGGGTAAACGGTGGATGCCAATACCCCGAACGCGATACATTTGAAAACCTAGCCCCAGCCTGCCCAAGTTGCAATACCATAAAAGGCAGCTTATCACTTGAAAGCTTCCGCAAGACAATAGCAGGCTTTATCCGCTCATTAAATAGGGATAGCACTCAATACAGGTTTGCCAAAAAGTATGGGCTTTTAGAGGAAAAACAGGTTGAAGTTAGGTTTTACTTTGAGGAGGTTGACTAG
- a CDS encoding A1S_2505 family phage non-structural protein has protein sequence MKTTPSNITKLEENQVFVFGSNMNGNHAGGAARTAVKKFGAIEGQAIGLQGKSYAIPTLDTDMEKIAYSELRNHVDQFLCFAKDNPDKHFLVTSIGTGIAGWAVEPIASLFVEAWDFENLSLPAEFQEIKGYKGFNKDMKCRDFQYEEGKEYVHEGKAVACGSGFHYCEHPLNTFGYYSPGQSVYHEVIGSGQASKERDGDTKVAVSHLKIGLKLSFSSLTEAAIKFVFDRAKWSKSDRATGRYGAASATGDQGAASATGRYGAASATGDQGAASATGDQGAASATGYQGAASATGDQGAASATGYQGAASATGDQGAASATGDQGAASATGDQGAASATGRYGAASATGRYGAASATGDQGAASATGYQGAASATGDQGAASATGRYGAASATGRYGAASATGDQGAASATGYQGAASATGRYGAASATGDQGAASATGDQGAAVALGIEGKAMADIDGFITVAEWKYYDNEGWKRIDVQSAKVDGEKIKANTWYMLVDGVFTEA, from the coding sequence ATGAAAACAACACCATCAAACATCACAAAATTAGAAGAGAACCAAGTATTTGTTTTTGGTTCTAACATGAACGGCAACCATGCAGGCGGTGCCGCAAGAACAGCAGTAAAAAAATTTGGAGCTATTGAAGGTCAAGCTATAGGACTTCAAGGTAAAAGCTATGCTATTCCTACGCTTGACACTGATATGGAAAAGATAGCTTATAGTGAGTTAAGAAACCACGTTGATCAATTCCTCTGCTTTGCAAAAGATAACCCTGACAAACATTTTTTGGTAACATCAATAGGAACCGGTATTGCTGGATGGGCGGTTGAGCCTATAGCATCACTTTTCGTTGAAGCATGGGACTTTGAAAATCTTTCGTTACCTGCTGAATTTCAAGAAATAAAGGGATATAAGGGTTTCAATAAAGATATGAAATGCCGTGACTTTCAATATGAGGAAGGAAAAGAGTATGTACATGAGGGAAAAGCTGTGGCATGCGGAAGTGGTTTCCATTATTGCGAACACCCTTTGAATACTTTCGGTTACTACAGTCCAGGACAATCGGTTTATCATGAAGTAATTGGAAGTGGACAAGCATCTAAAGAGCGTGATGGCGACACCAAAGTCGCTGTTTCTCATCTAAAAATAGGTTTAAAGTTAAGTTTTTCAAGTCTTACGGAAGCTGCTATAAAATTTGTTTTTGACCGCGCAAAGTGGTCAAAAAGCGATCGTGCTACTGGCCGTTATGGTGCTGCAAGTGCTACTGGCGATCAAGGTGCTGCAAGTGCTACTGGCCGTTATGGCGCTGCAAGTGCTACTGGCGATCAAGGCGCTGCAAGTGCTACTGGCGATCAAGGCGCTGCAAGTGCTACTGGCTATCAAGGCGCTGCAAGTGCTACTGGCGATCAAGGCGCTGCAAGTGCTACTGGCTATCAAGGCGCTGCAAGTGCTACTGGCGATCAAGGCGCTGCAAGTGCTACTGGCGATCAAGGTGCTGCAAGTGCTACTGGCGATCAAGGTGCTGCAAGTGCTACTGGCCGTTATGGCGCTGCAAGTGCTACTGGCCGTTATGGCGCTGCAAGTGCTACTGGCGATCAAGGCGCTGCAAGTGCTACTGGCTATCAAGGCGCTGCAAGTGCTACTGGCGATCAAGGTGCTGCAAGTGCTACTGGCCGTTATGGCGCTGCAAGTGCTACTGGCCGTTATGGCGCTGCAAGTGCTACTGGCGATCAAGGCGCTGCAAGTGCTACTGGCTATCAAGGCGCTGCAAGTGCTACTGGCCGTTATGGCGCTGCAAGTGCTACTGGCGATCAAGGCGCTGCAAGTGCTACTGGCGATCAAGGCGCTGCAGTAGCATTAGGTATTGAAGGTAAAGCAATGGCAGATATTGACGGGTTCATCACAGTAGCAGAGTGGAAGTACTATGACAACGAAGGATGGAAGCGTATCGATGTTCAATCTGCTAAAGTAGATGGTGAAAAGATAAAAGCTAATACTTGGTATATGTTAGTTGATGGTGTCTTTACTGAGGCTTAG
- a CDS encoding SOS response-associated peptidase: MCYHTSTPSTKQLVDALQGKNVHYQNEEIFHVSGFTRPYLPVTLNEDQDSVVPARWKLIPFWVKTEQDAAKYANTLNAESESIFEKASYKNSILKTRGLLYVNGFYEPHKVAGQKDTENYYIYTPTKEIFTIGVVYANFKDYETNNVYPTFSVITTAANPLLEEIHNEKKRMPLIIPPSNRDAWLNATKKEDIQQLMIPYEGELGAHKVFRVTGAKGDTNRPDIQDAI, from the coding sequence ATGTGTTATCATACTTCCACTCCAAGCACTAAGCAACTAGTAGACGCTTTACAAGGCAAGAATGTTCATTATCAAAATGAAGAAATCTTTCATGTCAGCGGATTTACTCGTCCATACCTTCCTGTTACTCTAAATGAGGACCAAGATAGTGTGGTGCCTGCCCGATGGAAGCTTATTCCTTTTTGGGTAAAGACCGAACAAGATGCTGCCAAATATGCTAATACATTAAATGCTGAATCGGAATCAATCTTTGAGAAAGCATCATATAAGAATTCCATACTCAAAACGCGTGGACTTCTCTACGTGAATGGTTTTTACGAACCCCATAAAGTCGCTGGGCAAAAGGACACTGAAAATTACTACATATACACACCAACTAAGGAAATTTTCACTATCGGTGTTGTCTATGCTAATTTCAAGGACTACGAAACTAACAACGTATACCCGACTTTCTCCGTTATCACTACGGCTGCCAATCCTCTATTGGAAGAAATACACAATGAGAAAAAGCGTATGCCTTTGATCATACCTCCATCCAATAGGGATGCTTGGCTAAACGCTACCAAAAAAGAAGATATTCAACAGCTCATGATCCCCTATGAAGGCGAACTTGGAGCACACAAAGTTTTCCGTGTAACCGGAGCCAAAGGTGATACCAATCGTCCCGATATCCAAGACGCTATTTAA
- a CDS encoding SGNH/GDSL hydrolase family protein, with protein MAEDLDLEGKVLDARVRQKKDTLAKWEANELILLDGEQAFVVDDGGQPINFKIGDGTKKFADLPFWIAYDQGQYVAITGTVLPTPTATVGYSIVPEGTYTRAGQANVVVPAGKMGVLNFAANTWSLGSSVPLPVAVADGVVESGNTKATSGNAVFIAVEPIKDKFVDDSTLILIQDFGGFYQWAFNTSTFSGFGNTYGVVKNFSKIRIYHQARDTNATILKVRICETDVNGAVLFEGQVSISIPNGQTNYIDVDLGTVIKNTSGKVIWVEYYANGNMSLPRSNTAMTTPRKILYKTNGAIDTNFAQSSVPSTSNETRETFLTFYGVSGELVAGTELSNEVLGKGAAVGLVTQTETKAVAGKEVYPIKTGLGDITKDSFVPTSYDVRGGLDVIYATGAPFCSWGHLVGLVPDLGQVGFMIRPYDSANMPTYARFIIRDGGPSGAIMFDKTITQSFTVNTNTKVLVLVPGIDLTKNLFMQVTADGYIALLGANQASDQDAAHVVMYSTTKGSITLTASASNKKAVMYFELGKGAFKKSLSDSAVQQVKDAIDGTFPDPILLLTQENYVYPGAEKNAFNRNILVTAYGDSDENYVIDWNGPDVGSQFNRGFRTTGAKAGNLDYNISIVVRKGRQTLLTGTQRILSSATNKGNGITRGLNVIGDSLVAPGKLTQFILDNFASDGFKVRLEGTVGSGTNKHDGRAGRTIDWYYGNNNIPYYKIFVNGITIVPSLNSVYSQGSSTYKVEEVNFDSSTGDGYFSLSIVTGVAPTATGTLVLVSGGGQTPINYTTMTVDSSNPWRNPATGEFDYGYGVTNNGLTMTAGDTVPFQLGINDMFGITDLSAAQLKANTMATQLTEMIASVHAYNPGINAVVAVTVFPSTQDGFGANYNLGQTREMYVKTGLVTWQKKVLDTFDNATMRSNNIYVVPIHANLDTLYNFPYVMQKPNARYTGTELVKYQTNGVHPNDDGTKQIADDYCGFLKWKA; from the coding sequence ATGGCAGAGGATTTAGATTTAGAGGGGAAGGTATTAGATGCCAGAGTCCGCCAAAAGAAAGACACACTAGCAAAATGGGAAGCAAATGAGCTCATCCTATTGGATGGCGAACAGGCATTTGTAGTTGATGATGGTGGTCAGCCTATAAACTTTAAGATAGGCGACGGGACCAAGAAATTTGCTGATTTACCGTTTTGGATTGCTTATGATCAGGGGCAATATGTTGCCATTACAGGAACAGTATTACCAACACCTACAGCAACTGTTGGTTATTCAATTGTACCTGAGGGAACATATACACGCGCCGGACAAGCTAATGTTGTGGTACCGGCAGGTAAGATGGGGGTACTTAACTTCGCGGCCAATACCTGGAGCTTAGGAAGCAGTGTTCCTTTGCCGGTAGCAGTAGCAGATGGTGTGGTAGAATCAGGCAATACAAAGGCTACAAGTGGTAATGCTGTCTTTATTGCTGTAGAACCTATAAAGGATAAGTTTGTAGATGATTCTACATTGATATTGATTCAGGACTTTGGGGGATTTTATCAATGGGCATTTAATACAAGTACATTTTCGGGATTTGGAAATACCTACGGTGTTGTTAAGAACTTCTCTAAAATACGTATTTATCATCAAGCAAGGGATACCAATGCAACAATTTTAAAAGTACGCATTTGTGAAACAGATGTTAATGGAGCGGTTCTTTTTGAGGGTCAGGTTTCTATATCTATTCCAAATGGACAGACAAACTACATTGATGTAGATCTAGGGACTGTTATCAAAAATACTTCAGGTAAAGTCATTTGGGTAGAATACTATGCAAACGGTAATATGTCATTACCGAGGTCAAATACTGCAATGACCACTCCTAGAAAAATATTATATAAAACAAATGGTGCCATAGATACGAACTTCGCTCAGTCCAGTGTGCCATCTACAAGCAATGAAACAAGGGAGACATTTTTAACTTTTTATGGTGTATCTGGTGAACTTGTTGCTGGCACTGAATTATCGAACGAGGTCTTGGGTAAAGGTGCTGCTGTAGGATTGGTTACACAAACTGAAACTAAAGCGGTTGCCGGTAAAGAAGTTTACCCAATTAAAACAGGACTCGGCGATATTACCAAGGACTCATTTGTACCGACAAGTTACGATGTAAGGGGTGGTTTAGATGTAATTTACGCTACAGGAGCGCCATTTTGTTCATGGGGTCATTTAGTAGGGTTAGTGCCTGATCTTGGTCAAGTCGGATTCATGATAAGGCCTTACGATTCAGCAAACATGCCCACGTATGCAAGGTTTATTATTCGAGATGGCGGCCCCTCAGGCGCTATAATGTTCGATAAGACTATTACGCAAAGTTTCACTGTAAATACAAATACTAAAGTTTTGGTTTTAGTACCTGGAATAGATCTTACTAAAAATCTTTTTATGCAGGTAACAGCAGACGGATATATAGCTTTGTTAGGAGCAAATCAGGCATCAGATCAAGACGCTGCGCATGTAGTTATGTACAGTACAACCAAAGGTTCAATTACTTTGACAGCATCAGCATCAAATAAAAAAGCTGTAATGTATTTTGAACTAGGTAAGGGTGCGTTTAAAAAGTCTCTTTCTGACAGTGCGGTACAACAGGTTAAAGATGCTATTGATGGTACGTTTCCTGATCCAATATTATTGCTTACTCAGGAAAATTATGTATATCCAGGAGCTGAGAAGAACGCTTTCAATAGAAATATTTTGGTGACAGCATATGGGGATTCTGATGAGAATTATGTTATAGACTGGAATGGCCCTGATGTGGGTTCGCAGTTTAACAGAGGATTTAGAACCACCGGAGCTAAGGCTGGAAATTTGGATTACAATATTTCAATTGTTGTGAGGAAAGGCAGGCAAACATTATTGACCGGAACCCAAAGGATATTATCGTCTGCCACTAATAAAGGTAATGGTATCACAAGGGGACTTAATGTCATTGGTGACAGTCTTGTAGCTCCAGGTAAATTAACTCAATTCATACTTGATAATTTTGCCAGTGACGGTTTTAAAGTACGCCTTGAAGGAACTGTGGGAAGCGGAACTAATAAACACGATGGACGTGCGGGCCGCACAATCGATTGGTACTACGGAAACAACAATATCCCATACTATAAGATATTCGTTAACGGTATTACAATAGTACCTTCTTTAAATAGCGTATACTCACAAGGATCATCGACTTATAAGGTAGAGGAAGTTAACTTTGATTCATCTACAGGTGATGGGTACTTTTCTTTGTCAATCGTAACTGGAGTAGCCCCAACTGCAACAGGAACATTGGTTTTAGTTAGTGGAGGAGGTCAGACCCCTATCAACTATACAACAATGACTGTTGATTCCAGCAACCCATGGAGAAACCCAGCTACAGGTGAATTTGACTATGGATATGGTGTGACAAACAATGGCTTAACAATGACAGCTGGTGACACTGTACCTTTCCAGTTAGGCATAAATGACATGTTCGGTATTACTGACTTATCAGCTGCTCAGTTAAAAGCCAATACAATGGCTACGCAATTAACAGAAATGATTGCAAGTGTTCATGCGTACAATCCTGGAATAAATGCTGTTGTTGCTGTCACAGTATTTCCTTCAACACAAGATGGCTTTGGAGCAAACTACAATTTAGGACAGACAAGGGAAATGTATGTAAAAACAGGCCTTGTTACATGGCAGAAAAAAGTACTTGATACTTTTGATAATGCGACTATGAGGTCTAATAATATTTATGTTGTCCCTATTCATGCAAATTTAGATACACTATATAACTTTCCTTATGTCATGCAAAAGCCAAACGCAAGATATACAGGGACTGAATTGGTAAAATACCAGACAAATGGTGTCCATCCGAATGATGATGGTACAAAACAGATTGCAGATGATTACTGTGGATTCTTAAAATGGAAAGCTTAG
- a CDS encoding glycoside hydrolase family 19 protein: protein MTKKESIQYIQRVVGAHPDGILGNETLTKFQCNFGIPTKAMTAQFFGNLVHESGDFSIVIEDMRYTTVRALRNTWPSRFTSDALAEQYLRQPEKLGNFVYDNRMGNGKGEGYKYRGRGWMQLTGKEMYALFSKWIGDDCVANPDLVATKYPLESAVFMFNQKRLWNLVKSVSDDDIKVIRRRVNGGLIGIDKVIPLVKQFYNMMK, encoded by the coding sequence ATGACAAAGAAAGAATCAATACAATATATCCAAAGAGTCGTCGGGGCGCATCCCGACGGCATACTTGGTAACGAGACATTGACTAAGTTTCAGTGTAATTTCGGTATACCAACTAAAGCTATGACCGCTCAATTCTTCGGCAACCTGGTACACGAAAGCGGAGATTTTTCGATAGTTATTGAGGATATGCGATACACGACAGTACGCGCTCTCCGTAACACATGGCCGTCACGCTTTACCAGTGATGCATTGGCCGAGCAATATTTACGTCAACCTGAGAAGCTTGGCAACTTCGTTTACGATAACCGAATGGGCAATGGCAAAGGTGAAGGCTATAAGTACCGTGGACGTGGATGGATGCAGTTAACCGGAAAGGAAATGTACGCGTTATTTAGCAAATGGATTGGTGATGACTGTGTTGCTAATCCGGATCTTGTCGCTACTAAATATCCATTAGAATCTGCTGTTTTCATGTTCAATCAAAAGCGATTGTGGAACCTGGTTAAGTCAGTAAGCGATGATGATATCAAGGTGATCCGTCGCCGGGTAAATGGGGGATTGATCGGAATAGACAAAGTTATTCCATTGGTTAAGCAATTTTATAATATGATGAAGTAA
- the serS gene encoding serine--tRNA ligase — MLQLNYIRENRDTVIERLAVKHFKEIGLVDEIISLDEDRRKIQSESDALSAEANAAAKQIGDLMRQGKKEEAETVKSKSSGYKEQVKQLLDQLGTIEAELNDKIVQLPNLPHQSVPAGVSAEDNEVVLSHGEIPALSDDALPHWELLNKYDIVDLELGVKVAGAGFPIYKGKGAKLQRALINFFLDQAAEEGYEEVQVPILVNEDSAFATGQLPDKEGQMYYVGNDNLYLIPTAEVPVTNIYRDEIVKEAQFPIKHCAYTPCFRREAGSYGAHVRGLNRLHQFDKVETVQIVHPEKSYDVLEEMSLYVQGLLQKLELPYRVLRLCGGDMSFTSALTYDMEVYSSAQKRWLEVSSVSNFETYQANRLKVRFKNADGKMQLAHTLNGSALALPRIVAAILENNQTEKGIKVPAVLVPYTKFEYID; from the coding sequence ATGTTGCAATTGAATTATATCCGTGAGAACAGGGATACGGTAATCGAAAGATTGGCTGTCAAGCATTTCAAGGAAATTGGATTGGTCGACGAAATCATCAGTTTAGATGAAGATCGCCGTAAGATCCAATCGGAATCGGACGCACTTTCGGCAGAGGCTAATGCGGCAGCAAAACAGATTGGAGATCTGATGCGCCAAGGTAAAAAAGAAGAAGCTGAAACCGTTAAATCCAAATCCTCGGGATATAAAGAGCAAGTGAAGCAACTTTTGGATCAATTGGGTACAATTGAGGCAGAATTGAACGATAAAATCGTACAATTACCTAATTTACCGCATCAATCGGTTCCAGCAGGTGTAAGTGCTGAGGACAACGAAGTTGTTTTGAGCCATGGCGAAATCCCGGCTTTGTCGGACGACGCATTGCCGCATTGGGAATTGTTGAACAAATATGATATTGTTGATTTAGAGCTTGGCGTAAAGGTTGCCGGTGCAGGTTTTCCTATCTATAAAGGTAAAGGAGCTAAATTGCAACGCGCCTTGATCAATTTCTTTTTGGATCAGGCTGCAGAAGAAGGATACGAAGAAGTACAGGTGCCCATTTTGGTCAATGAAGATTCTGCATTTGCTACGGGACAATTACCGGATAAAGAAGGACAAATGTACTATGTGGGTAACGACAACCTGTATTTGATTCCTACAGCTGAAGTTCCGGTCACCAATATTTATAGAGACGAGATTGTGAAAGAAGCGCAGTTTCCAATCAAACATTGCGCTTATACACCATGTTTCCGTCGTGAAGCAGGCTCTTATGGGGCACATGTACGCGGATTAAATAGACTACATCAATTTGACAAAGTAGAGACGGTGCAGATTGTACATCCTGAAAAGTCCTATGATGTGCTGGAAGAAATGAGTTTATATGTACAAGGGCTGTTGCAGAAATTGGAGCTGCCTTATCGTGTATTGCGCCTTTGTGGTGGAGATATGAGTTTCACTTCTGCATTGACCTATGATATGGAAGTATATAGCTCTGCTCAGAAACGTTGGTTGGAGGTATCTTCCGTTTCCAATTTTGAAACTTATCAGGCGAATCGTTTGAAAGTACGTTTTAAGAATGCTGACGGCAAGATGCAACTGGCACATACGTTGAACGGTTCTGCATTGGCTTTACCGCGTATCGTCGCAGCGATATTGGAGAATAACCAAACAGAAAAAGGAATTAAGGTTCCCGCGGTTTTGGTACCGTACACTAAGTTTGAGTATATCGATTAA